A genomic window from Phoenix dactylifera cultivar Barhee BC4 unplaced genomic scaffold, palm_55x_up_171113_PBpolish2nd_filt_p 000007F, whole genome shotgun sequence includes:
- the LOC103704493 gene encoding cytochrome P450 85A1-like, translated as MVLLGWVLGLALGFLVVCSGLLRWNEVTYRKKGLPPGTMGWPLFGETTEFLKQGPSFMRNQRLRYGSLFKSHILGCPTVACMDPELNRFILMNEGKGFVPGYPQSMLDILGKCNIAAIHGSLHKAMRSVILGLINPSMIRDQLLPKIDEFMRSHLSSWNGKVIDIQEKTKEMALLSALKQIASIENSPLSEALKTEIFQLVLGTLSLPINLPGTNYRRAFLARKKLIGMLRGIIEERRASQCSYNDMLDSLLKSDDTTKVKLTDEQIIDLIIALVYSGYETVSTTSMMAVKYLHDHPRALEELRNEHLKIQKGKSAEDAIDWNDYKSMSFTRAVIFETLRMATVVNGVLRKTTQDVEMKGFVIPKGWRIYVYTREINYDPFLYPEPLTFNPWRWLEKNMESHQHFMMFGGGGRLCPGKELGTAEIATFLHYFVTRYRWEEVGGDKILKFPRVEAPNGLHIRVWDY; from the exons ATGGTGCTCTTGGGTTGGGTACTTGGGTTGGCACTGGGGTTCTTGGTTGTCTGCAGTGGCTTGTTGAGATGGAATGAGGTGACATACAGGAAGAAGGGCCTCCCTCCAGGGACTATGGGATGGCCACTCTTTGGGGAGACAACAGAGTTTCTGAAGCAAGGACCCAGCTTCATGAGAAACCAGAGACTCAG GTATGGGAGTTTGTTTAAGTCACATATATTGGGATGTCCTACAGTGGCATGCATGGATCCAGAGCTCAATAGATTCATTCTCATGAATGAAGGGAAGGGCTTTGTTCCTGGGTATCCACAGTCCATGCTGGATATATTGGGAAAATGTAACATTGCAGCTATACATGGTTCGCTCCATAAGGCTATGAGAAGTGTCATCCTTGGTCTCATCAATCCCTCAATGATCAGAGACCAACTCTTGCCCAAGATCGATGAGTTCATGAGATCTCACCTCAGCAGTTGGAACGGGAAAGTCATTGATATCCAAGAGAAAACCAAGGAG ATGGCGCTTCTGTCAGCCCTGAAGCAAATAGCTAGCATCGAAAATAGTCCACTTTCGGAAGCTCTTAAAACTGAGATCTTCCAACTAGTTCTTGGTACCCTTTCCTTGCCTATCAACCTTCCAGGCACAAATTACCGCCGCGCATTCCTG GCAAGGAAGAAACTAATAGGCATGTTGAGAGGTATTATTGAGGAGAGAAGGGCTTCTCAGTGCTCTTACAACGACATGCTTGATTCCCTCCTAAAGAGTGATGACACCACAAAAGTAAAACTCACTGACGAGCAGATCATTGATCTGATCATCGCTCTCGTCTATTCGGGCTATGAAACTGTCTCAACAACTTCAATGATGGCTGTCAAATATCTCCATGATCATCCAAGAGCTTTAGAGGAACTAAGG AATGAACATTTGAAAATCCAAAAAGGGAAGTCAGCAGAGGATGCGATCGACTGGAATGATTACAAGTCCATGAGTTTCACTCGAGCG GTAATTTTTGAAACTCTAAGGATGGCCACAGTTGTTAATGGGGTGCTCAGGAAAACAACCCAAGATGTGGAAATGAAAG GATTTGTTATTCCAAAAGGGTGGAGAATTTATGTTTACACAAGGGAGATCAACTATGACCCATTTTTGTATCCTGAACCTTTAACCTTCAATCCATGGAGATGGCTG GAGAAGAACATGGAGTCACACCAGCATTTCATGATGTTTGGTGGAGGAGGTAGGCTGTGCCCAGGAAAAGAATTAGGGACAGCAGAAATCGCAACATTTCTTCACTACTTTGTAACTAGATACAG ATGGGAAGAAGTTGGTGGAGATAAAATCCTGAAATTTCCAAGGGTTGAAGCTCCCAATGGGCTGCATATCCGAGTTTGGGACTATTGA
- the LOC103704494 gene encoding UDP-arabinopyranose mutase 1, which produces MAERYGSIPSTPLLKDELDIVIPTIRNLDFLEMWRPFFQPYHLIIVQDGDPSKTIKVPEGFDYELYNRNDINRILGPKASCISFKDSACRCFGYMVSKKKYIFTIDDDCFVAKDPSGKEINALEQHIKNLLTPSTPFFFNTLYDPFREGADFVRGYPFSLREGATTAVSHGLWLNIPDYDAPTQLVKPHERNTRFVDAVLTVPKGTLFPMCGMNLAFNRELIGPAMYFGLMGDGQPIGRYDDMWAGWCTKVICDHLGLGVKTGLPYIWHSKASNPFVNLKKEYNGIFWQEELIPFFQSAALSKDCTTVQKCYIELSKQVRAKLGKIDPYFNKLADAMVTWIEAWDELNPSGAAAEKPNGPAK; this is translated from the exons ATGGCGGAGCGTTACGGTTCGATCCCGAGCACGCCATTGCTGAAGGACGAGCTGGACATCGTGATCCCGACGATCCGAAACCTGGATTTCTTGGAGATGTGGAGGCCCTTCTTCCAGCCCTACCACTTGATCATCGTTCAGGATGGGGATCCCTCGAAGACGATTAAGGTGCCGGAGGGGTTCGATTACGAGCTCTACAACCGGAACGACATCAACCGGATCTTGGGTCCCAAGGCTTCGTGCATCTCCTTCAAGGACTCGGCTTGCCGCTGCTTCGGCTACATGGTCTCCAAGAAGAAGTACATCTTCACCATCGACGATGACTGCTTC GTTGCTAAAGATCCATCTGGCAAAGAGATCAATGCACTTGAGCAGCACATAAAGAATCTCCTCACCCCTTCTACCCCCTTCTTCTTTAACACTCTGTATGATCCCTTTAGAGAAGGTGCAGACTTTGTTCGTGGATATCCTTTCAGCCTTCGGGAAGGTGCTACAACTGCTGTTTCTCATGGCCTTTGGCTCAACATTCCTGACTATGATGCTCCCACCCAGCTTGTCAAGCCTCATGAGAGGAACACAAG GTTCGTGGATGCAGTTCTTACAGTTCCCAAGGGGACTTTGTTTCCAATGTGTGGAATGAACCTGGCTTTCAACCGTGAACTGATAGGCCCTGCAATGTACTTTGGACTTATGGGTGATGGCCAGCCTATTGGGCGTTATGATGATATGTGGGCTGGATGGTGTACCAAG GTGATCTGCGACCACTTGGGTTTGGGTGTGAAGACCGGACTGCCCTACATCTGGCACAGCAAGGCCAGCAATCCGTTTGTGAACTTGAAAAAGGAGTACAATGGTATTTTCTGGCAAGAAGAGCTGATCCCGTTCTTCCAATCTGCTGCCCTTTCAAAGGATTGCACCACCGTTCAGAAATGCTACATCGAACTGTCAAAGCAAGTGAGagcaaagctcgggaagattgATCCTTACTTCAACAAGCTTGCAGATGCCATGGTTACATGGATTGAGGCTTGGGATGAGCTCAACCCTTCTGGAGCTGCTGCTGAGAAACCCAATGGCCCAGCCAAGTGA